One genomic segment of Nocardia spumae includes these proteins:
- a CDS encoding fatty acid desaturase family protein — translation MTILTETDNGPLILTPDQVEAIGRELDALRDRITADLGERDREYIYSIIKAQRGFEVAGRGLMYLGFLPPFWLAGVAALSLSKILDNMEIGHNVMHGQWDWMREPGLNSRVFEWDNVCPGDQWKHSHNYMHHTYTNIHGRDRDIGYGVLRIDEGQQWNPYYLGNPVYALALMLLFEWGVMLHDLEADNIVKGQRKWSDIKRLAKGQIRKAGRQVLKDYVVFPLLSGPLFVSTLAGNATANLVRNIWAYSIIFCGHFPSGVQTFTEEETENETRGEWYVRQMLGSANITGSKLFHILSGNLSHQIEHHLFPDLPANRYPEIAPEVRALCEKYGLPYNTGRLSKQIGSVWLKICKLALPPAVVGKGSQPGVIVMRERESERPSEVGG, via the coding sequence ATGACGATACTTACCGAAACCGACAACGGACCGCTGATCCTGACACCGGATCAGGTCGAGGCGATCGGCCGCGAGCTGGACGCGCTACGCGACCGCATCACCGCCGACCTGGGAGAGCGTGACCGCGAATACATCTATTCGATCATCAAGGCGCAGCGCGGTTTCGAGGTCGCCGGTCGCGGACTGATGTATCTGGGTTTCCTGCCGCCGTTCTGGCTGGCCGGGGTCGCGGCGCTGAGTCTGTCGAAGATCCTCGACAACATGGAGATCGGCCACAACGTCATGCACGGCCAGTGGGACTGGATGCGTGAACCCGGCCTGAATTCCCGTGTGTTCGAATGGGATAACGTCTGCCCGGGCGATCAGTGGAAGCACTCGCACAACTACATGCACCACACCTACACCAATATCCACGGGCGCGACCGCGATATCGGCTACGGTGTGCTGCGCATCGACGAGGGGCAGCAGTGGAACCCGTACTACCTGGGCAATCCGGTGTACGCGCTGGCGCTGATGCTGCTGTTCGAGTGGGGTGTGATGCTGCACGACCTCGAGGCCGACAACATCGTCAAGGGCCAGCGCAAGTGGTCCGATATCAAGCGCCTGGCCAAGGGACAGATCCGCAAGGCCGGTCGCCAGGTCCTCAAGGACTACGTCGTCTTCCCGCTGCTGAGCGGACCGCTGTTCGTCTCCACCCTGGCCGGCAACGCGACGGCCAATCTGGTGCGCAATATCTGGGCGTATTCGATCATCTTCTGCGGACACTTCCCCTCGGGCGTACAGACGTTCACCGAAGAGGAGACCGAGAACGAGACCCGCGGCGAGTGGTATGTGCGCCAGATGCTCGGCTCGGCCAATATCACCGGTAGCAAACTGTTCCACATCCTGTCCGGCAACCTGTCTCACCAGATCGAGCACCACCTGTTCCCGGACCTGCCCGCCAACCGGTACCCGGAGATCGCGCCCGAGGTCCGCGCCCTGTGCGAGAAGTACGGGCTGCCCTACAACACGGGCCGGCTGAGCAAGCAGATCGGATCGGTGTGGCTGAAGATCTGCAAGCTCGCACTGCCGCCGGCTGTCGTCGGGAAGGGGTCGCAGCCTGGTGTTATCGTGATGCGGGAGCGGGAGTCCGAGCGTCCGAGCGAGGTTGGCGGGTAA
- a CDS encoding DUF4254 domain-containing protein codes for MVTAYAGDNDGSGALPSVSALLRAFRSATVPPGDHPVLEAARQLVRCHESRRHAYRDAHAPQVSSDRVASCSQLVDDIDRERAELVERINTWVADNVVHREGASLHTETLGAVIDRMAGKWVSAHHALGIPASNSPVREFPATGLAGEAHLHWVRLAELADGYKDLITDIAEHRRRLPVF; via the coding sequence ATGGTGACCGCATACGCCGGTGACAACGACGGATCCGGCGCACTGCCTTCGGTGTCGGCACTGTTGCGGGCCTTCCGCTCCGCGACCGTGCCGCCCGGCGACCATCCGGTGCTAGAGGCCGCCCGACAACTGGTGCGCTGCCACGAGTCGCGCCGGCACGCCTACCGGGACGCGCACGCACCGCAGGTGTCCAGTGACCGGGTGGCCAGCTGCAGCCAGTTGGTCGACGATATCGATCGCGAACGCGCCGAACTCGTCGAAAGAATAAATACCTGGGTCGCGGACAATGTCGTCCACCGGGAGGGCGCGTCACTGCACACCGAAACTCTCGGTGCCGTCATCGATCGGATGGCCGGAAAATGGGTGTCGGCCCACCATGCCCTGGGAATCCCCGCGTCCAACTCACCGGTGCGGGAATTCCCCGCAACCGGACTCGCGGGTGAAGCGCATCTGCACTGGGTCCGGCTGGCCGAACTGGCCGACGGCTACAAGGATCTGATCACCGATATCGCAGAACACCGGCGCCGGCTGCCGGTGTTCTGA
- a CDS encoding ABC transporter ATP-binding protein, translated as MNTVEVSNLTRQFVLRRKQPGSRRRRREVLTAVDRMNFRIESGSAVGYIGANGAGKSTTIKMLTGILVPTAGTVRTCGLDPVRRRRELAGRIGVVFGQRSQLWWDLPLRESFTILAAIHRLPPAESRQRTAELVDRLDMGHTLDTPVRQLSLGQRMRAEIAAALLHRPELLILDEPTIGLDVLSKQRLREFLCAERAEHGTTLLLTTHDMGDIERLCERVLVVDHGRLAYDGTLPGLAATVGAQRVLVVDLALPVAELTGLVGATVLSSEGGGIRQRLAFDPETTTAAQLLAAISNQVEVRDLSVEEPDIEDVVRRIYSAGRGATPAPAGAGAAARGSLLATVLDSAAEGTREQGVQHSAEGGAAGVENSAQCGATGVDDDRNHASTSL; from the coding sequence ATGAACACCGTCGAAGTCTCGAATCTGACAAGACAATTCGTCCTGCGGCGCAAACAGCCGGGCAGTCGCCGGCGGCGGCGCGAGGTGCTGACGGCCGTGGACCGGATGAACTTCCGGATCGAATCCGGTTCCGCGGTCGGCTACATCGGAGCCAACGGCGCCGGGAAGTCGACGACCATCAAGATGCTCACCGGCATCCTCGTCCCGACCGCCGGCACCGTGCGGACCTGTGGACTCGACCCGGTCCGACGGCGCCGGGAGCTGGCCGGGCGGATCGGGGTCGTCTTCGGACAGCGATCGCAGCTGTGGTGGGATCTGCCGCTGCGCGAATCGTTCACGATCCTGGCCGCTATCCACCGCCTCCCACCGGCCGAGTCCCGGCAGCGGACGGCGGAACTGGTCGATCGGCTGGATATGGGCCACACCCTCGATACGCCGGTGCGGCAACTGTCGCTCGGACAGCGCATGCGGGCCGAGATCGCGGCCGCGCTACTGCATCGCCCCGAACTGCTGATCCTCGACGAACCCACCATCGGCCTGGATGTGCTGTCCAAACAGCGCCTGCGCGAATTCCTGTGCGCCGAACGCGCGGAACACGGCACCACGCTGCTGCTCACCACCCACGACATGGGCGATATCGAACGGCTCTGTGAGCGGGTCCTGGTGGTGGACCACGGCCGCCTGGCCTATGACGGAACCCTGCCGGGACTGGCGGCCACCGTCGGCGCACAGCGCGTACTCGTCGTGGATCTGGCCCTGCCCGTCGCCGAACTCACCGGTCTGGTGGGCGCGACCGTACTGTCCAGCGAGGGCGGCGGTATCCGGCAGCGCCTGGCGTTCGACCCCGAGACCACCACCGCCGCACAGCTTCTCGCCGCCATCTCGAATCAGGTCGAGGTTCGCGATCTGTCGGTGGAGGAACCCGATATCGAGGATGTGGTCCGGCGCATCTATTCCGCCGGACGCGGCGCTACCCCCGCGCCGGCGGGCGCGGGGGCAGCGGCCCGAGGATCGCTCCTCGCTACGGTTCTCGACTCAGCCGCCGAAGGAACCCGTGAACAAGGTGTTCAGCACTCCGCCGAGGGCGGCGCTGCCGGTGTCGAGAATTCCGCTCAGTGCGGCGCTACCGGTGTCGATGATGACCGGAATCATGCTTCTACCTCTCTGTAG
- a CDS encoding ABC transporter permease: MADLAARGGRLTPYMAVLRSRMRSQRAYPLSFAADMLSSLLIGVVEFAEMWLIYHNVPTLGGLNSTQMLLLFGLSNLCFAIAQIGVGHTDTLPTYIRMGTLDAFHLRPQPLLLQLITSDVSLRRLSRAGVAAVVLVIGMTANPIAWDPAAVALLALSILSGIAIFAGLFVCAAGLQFHLIDGSELTNSFTYGGSFAAQQPSSIFPGPMLMLFGFAVPVSFVAYLPAIALLGIPGPRWLPAPLAWFGPVAALWVWVMALLLWRIGVRNYQGGGG, from the coding sequence GTGGCTGATCTCGCAGCGCGCGGCGGACGATTGACACCCTATATGGCGGTGTTGCGCTCACGGATGCGCTCGCAGCGCGCCTATCCGCTGTCCTTCGCCGCCGATATGCTCTCGTCCCTGTTGATCGGGGTCGTCGAATTCGCCGAGATGTGGTTGATCTACCACAACGTGCCGACCTTGGGCGGCCTGAATTCGACCCAGATGCTGCTGCTGTTCGGGCTGTCCAATCTGTGTTTCGCGATCGCGCAGATCGGCGTAGGTCATACCGATACCCTGCCGACCTACATCCGGATGGGCACCCTCGACGCCTTCCACCTGCGCCCGCAACCCCTACTGCTGCAACTGATCACCAGTGACGTCTCGCTGCGACGACTCTCGCGGGCCGGTGTCGCGGCCGTCGTCCTGGTGATCGGTATGACCGCCAACCCCATCGCGTGGGACCCGGCCGCGGTCGCACTGCTGGCGCTCAGCATTCTCAGCGGGATCGCGATCTTCGCGGGCCTGTTCGTCTGCGCCGCCGGACTGCAGTTCCACCTCATCGACGGTTCGGAGCTGACCAACAGTTTCACCTATGGCGGATCCTTCGCCGCCCAGCAGCCCAGCTCGATATTTCCCGGGCCGATGCTGATGCTGTTCGGCTTCGCCGTGCCCGTGTCGTTCGTGGCCTATCTGCCCGCCATCGCCCTGCTGGGCATACCGGGGCCGCGCTGGCTGCCCGCACCGCTGGCCTGGTTCGGACCCGTTGCGGCACTCTGGGTTTGGGTCATGGCGTTGCTACTCTGGCGGATCGGGGTGCGGAACTATCAGGGAGGGGGCGGATGA